The Lycium barbarum isolate Lr01 chromosome 4, ASM1917538v2, whole genome shotgun sequence nucleotide sequence ttcgaacacttagctacaaaatctgccacattcttcttcatatcgttccaccagtaaatctccttaagatcatgatacatcttagtggaacctgggtgaatggaatacctggaattgtgagcttctaacatgattcgctctctgagcccatttacatctggaacacacaatctacctcggtacctcaaggtaccatcatctcccccttgttcgaaagcccccgtcttatgcttgtgaatcccctctttcagctgcaacaagtagggatcattaaactgtttctccttgacttcaacgactaaagaggaaagagccctattctgaacaaccacactaccatcctcggagtccaaaagtcgaactccaagattggccaaacggtgaactttctttgtcataactctcttatccacgtccacgagggctaaacttcccatggaacgccaactaagagcatcagctacaacattcgctttccctggatgataaagaatatccacatcgtaatctttaagcaattcgagccatctcctttgcctaagattcagctccctttgcttgaagatatactgcaggcttttatgatctatgaaaatatcaacatgcactccgtacaaataatgacgccatatcttaagtgcaaaaactacaactgctaactctaggtcatgagtcggataattcttttcgtgaaccttgagctgacgagatgcataagctacaaccttaccatgctgcattaagacacatccgagaccaactcccgaagcatcacaataaaccacgaacccttcatttccctctggcagcgtcaaaactggaccagaagtcaatctattcttcaactcttcaaagcttcgctcacaagcatctgaccattggaacttaactttcttttgagtcaacttagtcaatggagcAGAGacagaagaaaatccttctacgaagcgtcgataatagcctgccagacccaagagacttcttatatcagaaactgaggtgggtctgggccaactccttacgacatcaatcttctgagaatcaactttaacaccttcacctgagatcacatggcctaagaatgccattGATTTAAGACAAAACTcatactttgagaattttgcaaaaagttcgcgatctttaagagtctgcaacactattctgagatgttctgcatgatcagcctcattacgggaatacaccaaaatatcatcaatgaagacaatgacgaataagtcgagataaggcttgaagaccatgttcataagatccatgaaagcagctggcgcatttgttaacccaaatgacataacaagaaattcaaaatggccataacgggttctgaaagctgtcttcggaatatcaacttccttaacccttaactgatgatagcctgttttgaggtcaatcttggaataacattgggcgccctgcagttggtcaaataagtcatctattctaggaagagggtacctgtttttaatggtgaccttgttcagctgacggtagtctatacacatacgtaaggaaccatccttctttcggacaaataagactggcgcaccccaaggcgaaacactgagcctaataaaccccttatcaagaagatctttcaactgggcttttaactcttttaactctgctagAGTCATTCTGTATggcagaatagatatcggctgagtatcgggaagtagatcaattccaaattcaatctccctgtcaggagggactcctggaagatcttcgggaaagacctctggaaattcatttacaattggaacggactggagagttggagtctgggaaTTTGAATTCTttactcgaactaggtggtagatataacctttggaaatcatttttctggcttttaggtaagaaataaatctacccctgagtactactgaattaccctcccattctatgactggctcattaggaaactcgaatcttacaactttagttctacaacatactgttgcataacatgaagctaaccagtccatacccatgatcacatcaaagtctacatttctaattccgctaaatcaTCTTTGGTTctacggtgatagactaaaactgggcaacccctataaatacgtctagctatgactgattccccaactggggtggacacctcaaagggttcatacaatttttccggttcaataccaaatttcttaacaacaaaaggggttacataagatagggtggatcctgggtcaataagggcatatacttcaaaagtgaaaactgtgagtgtacctgtgacaacatctgctctagcctctATATCATGACGActtgtcaatgcatacaaacggttctgaccaccgcctgtaTTGCCGAACCTTGCCGTTCCACGCCCCTACTCGGCCTGATTGtgacgaggagctgctgaatttataGACTGCATCACATTACCTCCAGtaccctgtctggctgatggacagtctttctgaaaatggtccttctgaccacatctaaaacaggcatcagtacccacacgacaCTTACCTGAGTGTCTCTTGTTACACTTGCCGCATATCGGAtgagtataagtcgactgacccacactagcctgagagtaagaaTTTGATGGCCTaaaattctgcttcttatcattacggaacttggggagtggggcacttgctgtggacggagcaggtcctgctgacctgttcttaaagaatttcctgttaccattcccgctgaactgtccggtagacttgactCTCTTGTTGAACTcgttgtctttctctttctgcaaggcttcctcctcctttagccttgtctcattgccctgtacgaaagcaaccatcttggagatggtcattcccccattctgtgcaacaatgttggccccatcatacaaatgggaatcaagtcctccaacaaacctcctcactcttgccctcatatctggtaccatatgtggagcatgcctagccagactgataaattccaaatagtagtcctgaactgacctgccattctgcttaagcttcagaaattgctcagtcttagcctctctgacttctattggcatgaagtagTCCATGAATGCACTtgtgaattcatcccatgtagcgtcaggtgcatcctcacctcgggataattcctaagattcataccaagtgttagcaatgccctgtagctgatgagctccaaaagtagccgCTTCGAtttctgtaactgtcataatcctgaagatcttttggagagcatcaatgtagtcctgagggtcctcatctttctttgtccccgaaAAGACCGtgggattcatcctgagaaagtccttagtcttagcagactctccattacctcctgaacttgacccagattcctgacgttgggcctgagctgctaccagttgtgtgagaatattgatagcattcctaacatccccatccgaatcactaggaggtgtaactgtaCGAGCGGTTGGGGCTGTTGTCTGAGTCGGAACGGTTTCTTTGCGGGTTGCTTCcgcagtagccccttggctggtggttgtagcctttctggtgtatttccttttcgcaggcattttctgaaaatacgtacacgcatGAATTAGAAAGATATCCTAAAAGTActactctaactgcacgatctagaatatgaaagaagtgagacaatcctgaatgtcttggtggtcaactgtttatatgtatggggtcctcacacatataaaagtgaccccactggacacggtttcatagactccttaaagaaacttgaacctaggctctgataccaagttttgtcacaccccgaaccatggcctgggcgtaacacggcactcggtgcctgactgcatgtgactgagcgaaccacatggcttgctgaaccatcatgaggcatacatgagcggaaatataacgtgacgtacatgatgagcttttataaaatatagtaagtcataatattaaacctaaatacttgattaagtcatgaatgcgaacAATATcttaaatgagccaaaccggctaccatatgtggaagtctaacatgacacatgtcttgtctatgaaacctctaacatgagtctgaaaaacacgtaacatacttgctgggacaaggcccccaacatacctttagatgcaaaactagataaagaaagataatgcctaaaccccgaatgagatggggctcaccaaaaagctggtacgtgcaaatcctaatgagcagaagcgtcgtcctgtaaatccgtacttgcatcgtgaaatgcaggcccccgggcaataaaaggggacgtcaacacattgaatgtactggtatgtaaagcaactgaaagaaataacatgggacatggaataacatgataagaactgaaactaaaaacctggacatgaacatgagcatgagtacatatatatataacataagtaaaacatgataagtagggagagcatttcataaaccgacgtgtgatatcaccacgtgggtacgtggagtctggtacctcgccggaccagcagagcccttaTACCTTgctagggtataaggtggtaacgtgcctgatggatccattcagtgtaaaattaaggtatcatcctaactgggcggagcgatcattgtcctacggtggctacgtagtttcaggctatctgagccttctcggtaattcatgCAACTctaaaaaacatgaacataatataattggctaaaaagcccatgattttcgtgaattaacttgtacttgtcttgtaatcatgatttcacaaaataacttgtaaacatggtttcatgaaataacttgtaaacatggtttcatgaaataacgtgtaagcatggtttcatgaaataacttgtaaatatggtttcataaaataacttgtatttagtatgtatgtatcttgtatcatagcatgaaagtaattatataatacagttgcatgaaaacttgtagacatgtaggatattcatgaaacaatcattcttagtcaaaaacatgcatgcaagaacccatggaatacaagatatgggttttcatagattacagacggattctcaataatcataaagaaatattaagaactcaatgatgaaattataacaattcatacataatataatcatggacatggacctatgGTTACAATGGGCAtggtattgaaaccctagttttagtagagaatcataattttatggattatgaggcgtggggaagaacaaatgttcccacacgtagatagtaactctacataccttagtcgctccaaaacttgaattaaagacttgagctttgaagaagatttccaaaatcttgaattcttgaaccttgagatgggttttcttgaaaaccctagttttggaatgataacttcttgtttagattacaagaatAGGTAtcagaattgagttggaataattagagtaggcttaccttggtgttcttgatgatagaagagggtaggaggtcgttctagggcttgaaggaatgaaaatactgatttgaactgatatggacgaatatatacttttctggaaaaattaaatttttggcCCCGTTAAATActggtcgtatttcaaaatacgggccgtattttgaaatactggccgtattttgaaatacggactgcactacgtctcttcagtaaaatggtcataactctttgcacagatgttcgtttgacccccataataccgttggaaaggtatttcaaagctctacaactttcatgaaggaagttttcccaaattccaaatatgttttgaaatacgggccgtatttaaccatttgacatccaattgccaaattccagaatgctcagaaatccttggtttcagcttacgacttgaattacggaccgtaaacagaaatacggtcactgttcatgggagtaaactcccatcctacaacggaacagggaaattccaattcccacattctttatctgatttctaagtctaggatcatggtcaaagcttacgttaaaggtacgaggtgttacaattccTTTGTCGGGTTATGGAATTACCTGAGTGCAATGACACTTCTTGGAAATCTAAATTTATAGATGGATTACCCGCCCTTTTTGCAGAAAGAGTTCGAAAAACTCTTAGGAAAGGGGAAGTTAGTATCAATTATGATAATTATACTTATGGAAAGTTAATAGGAACATGTATGCAGGAAGGCTTAGCTTTATGCAATGAGATCAAGCTGAATCAACAAATTAAGAGACATGGTCTGAATAAGagacaacaattaggagaattttgtgAAAAATTTGGTATGGATGTTCCATAAACCAAGGCAGCTCATAGGcgcaagaaaaagaagaaagatttCCAAGTATGGAAAGAAAGACGCTTGCAAAAGAAAGTAAAGGGGAAAaaagaattcaagaaaagaaaggatTATGTTAAATCCGAAAATCCAAAAGCCTGTTATAAGTGTGGCAGAGTTAGTCATTTTTACAAAAATTGTAAAGTCAAGGAGAAAATTAAGAACCTTGACATTGATGATGACCTAAAAGAATCTTTATACAAGATTTTATTAAATTCAGAACCGGAAGATTCTGGTTTTGAGTCTGATAATTCGGAGGACTCTTCATCAAATGAAGATCTTAGAGTTCTTGAGAATGAGGATTATACCTCTACCAGTTCAGATGAAGAATGTGCACCATGTCAAATGGGACAGCCATGCACTGGCAAGGGTAATAAAGAAAAGGATGAGTTTTATAATCTCTTCTCTCAATTCCAAAATACCAATGTCAATGTTTTAGATGGTAATAACCTTGTGGATTTGTTAAAGATTATTAAAGATCCATAGCTTAGGTCTCAAATCAGTGATAAGGTGAATGGCATTCAGATACAGGAATCACCAGGTCCATACACCATGTCAGAAGTAAAAAAAAACTTCTTCAACAACGGAGAAATATTATAACTACTCCAGCCATAACCCAAGATTTGGAAAAAGAGATTGATGATCTCAAACAGGAGAATCccacccttaaacaacataatatGATTTTAGATGAGAGAATATCTAGAATCGAGGACAGGGGGAAACAAGTTATGGAAATTCCAGCAGATAATATTATAGAAGATACATCTGTGGAAGGAAGTACCAGTAAAGAAGGAAATTTTTGAAAACTCTGGAAATTATTGCttcccaaaagtttttttttttttttttataaaagttactcttttaattgattataatttcaaaaaaaaaattactgctCTAGTTGATAGCGGAGCTGATTTAAATTGTATCcaagaaggattaattccttcaaaatattttcagaaaactACTCATAGTCTTAGATCTGCTAATGGGCAGAAAATGGGAATTACTTTTAAATTACCCAAAGCTTAAATCTGCCAAGACAAAGTTTGTATACCAGAAAGTTTTGTGTTGGTAAAACATATTTCCAATCAAATAATTTTGGGAACCCCATTTTTTCAAAAAACATTTCCTATCCATTAATGGGATACTAAAGGTATTATAGGAACCTTTGAAGGAAAGCTGTTGAATTTCAGTTTATAACTGAAccattttcaaggattataaatgAAATTAAAGATAGGTAGATGAATAAATATCAACAAGTCAATTTTTTAAAACAAGAAATTTATACTCTTAATATTGAAGAGACTTTgcaaaatcctaaattacagCAAAAAATAGATTTTATAAAATATCAGTTTTCATTACAAATTTGTAGTTATCATTCTAATGCTTTTTGGGACAGAAAAAATATATTGTTTCACTTCCATATGAAGAATCTTTTTCTGAAAATAATATTCCTACACAAGCGAGACCATGTCAAATGAATTCTGAATATTtagaattatgtaaaaatgagatttcttctcttttacaAAAGGGTCTTATAAGACCTTCAAATTCTCCATGGTCATGCACaactttttatgttaataaacatgctgaacaGAACGTGGAGTTCCTagattatttattaattataaacctcttaataaagttttaaaatggattcgatatccgattcctaataaaaaggatttattGGATCGTCTACATAATGctattatattttctaaatttgatttaaaatcggGATATTGGCAAATTCAAATTGCcgaagcagataaatataaaactgcttTTAATGTACTTATTAGGCAATtcgaatggaatgttatgccatttggattaaaaaatgccccttcagaatttcaaaaaattatgaatgatatttttatgccTTATAGcaattttattattgtttatatagATATTTTAGTATTCTCAAATACTAtagaaatgcattttaaacatcttgatatattcaagacaattattattcaaaatggtttggttatatctaaaataaaaatgtctctttttcaaacaaaagtcagatttttgggtcataatattgaaaagggaaaaattattcccattaatagaagtattgaatttgcttctaaatttcctGATATTATTACAGTTAAAACCCAGCTTCAGAGATTTCTTGGGAGCttaaattatatttcaccattttataaagatttggtgaaagatacatctattttatatgatagattaaaaaaGATTCCAAAACCATGGACTGATGGTCATACCCAAGCAGTTCGTAAAATTAAGGAAAAGGTTAATAACCTCCCTTGTCTCACTTTAGCCAATCCTAATTGGCAAAAAATTATTGAAATAGATGCTTCTGATATTGGATATGGAGgaattttaaaataatattctccAAATGATAAACAATAATATTTGGTCCAATTTTATTCTGGTAAATGGAATAACAACCAGAAAAATTATGCTACTGTGGCTAGAGAAATTCTTGCTATAGTAAAATGTGTTCTTAAATTTCAAGGGGATCTTtataatcaaaagtttttaataaaaaccGATTGCCAAGCGgctaaatttatgtttaataaagactGTAAGCATGATGTTTTTAAACAAATGTTTGCTTCATGCTTGCAAGATGACAGATATTATTAGCCCTATTTGATTTcgaaattcattataaaaaaggGTTAGATAATAGTCTCCCTAATTTTCTCACAAGAGAGTATTTGAGTTCATAACTCTTATCCATCTTATTTGCACGACGAGGCCGCAATTTAGCCCCAActctaatagaggaaggggaGGTAGAGGAACAACATCTAAAGGAACAAGCAGAGGCTCTGTTCTTGCCCAAATGGGTAATAAAAGGCTAATAGCCGATAATATTGCAGGATCTTCCAGTAATACTAAGGAAGAAAGTACATATCAACAATATCTGGATTTTATAAAATCCCACAAGCAGAAGGATAATATGCCACCATTATATTCCAATGCCCTTACCGATGATGATCATGAGGACCCTGATTCATATGAACAGAATGACAAGGTATTTTAATGAACCTTGACAAATAATGCAAATGTATTTTGATGCAGGATCATATGCTGCAATTACTGAGTTGGTTCTTTCATCTTTAGGATCAACAAAATTTAAACATTTTTACCCTGTTACTAGcaaaaaagtttataacttttcTAAAATCATtataaaaaaaagtttttctctccaaatgaatggggaataaGTACTTTGAAGGAAAAAGATTATATCCATCCTGAACAAAAAATCCCAGTTAAATTTAACTATTGAGATTATGTTGAAGGATTTAATAAAGCCTTTTTATATGAAAATCCTAATACGAAACATTCATGGTTTATAAAAATAtgtgccaatgtttataaacaggGCATTCCTAATTGGTTTTGTCAATGGTGGATCCCTTATGGTCCAACTGTAAAAAATTTACCGGAACCCTTTAaaagtttatatactgaatgggttAAAGTTTCTCCAAATATTATAGACTTGGAGACTAATACTACTTTCTTTGATGGAATTGCTAATATTtatttcttcattgaattttCTATCCCATGGATCATGAAATGCTCGGTCGAAGTGGGTAATACCCCCACACAATATACCTTGTTTAAACagaattttttatacaaaattctggaaaaatttAACTCAAAAATCTATTGAGGGCACCGTTCATGGACAAGAGTTAATACACCAGATAGAAACTACCATTGCTAGTTATAGAGAGTCTATTCACTCCAGGCAGCAAAGGGAAATTCCTAGCTCCTTTCCGCATATTGCTAAAAGAATTCAAATGAAGAAAGGAATTATACCCCCAGAAGAGCTTATAACTGCATGTATGGAGGAGTTCAAACAAGATTTAATAAAAAATCTTAATATGGAAATCCCCTCAAATGCATCTATGGCATCAGCTGGTCATACTACAGACAATGAAGATGATGATACAAATATCTTAGCAGGAGAATCTCAAAGTCCAGATAATACTGAGGACTTTTCACAATTCATGGCCCAATTCACAAGCCAGCAAGAAGAATCTTCCAGCTCAGCCAAGGACAAgggaaaataaaaaatgaagtgaTAAGGTGGACCCCGCCACAAGAATCTGCTTTTATAAACCATATCTTTAATAAATAAAAGTATTTTGTTTTTAGTAATGATTGTATattacttttcctttctttcttttataaCTTTTTCTTTAGCTTTGCAAAGATTTTAAAGaatctcttttcatttttctttgttGGCCAATATTGTCGGCCACTTGTATCTTTTAAATTTTGTCATTATATTCTCCTGATCCATCATATAAGGATCAATTGTTGTAAATAGAAGGCAGGTTTTTAGAGATCACCTTCTCTCTCTACTTGTAAAATATTCCCCTTAAATAAAAAGCTTGCTGTTTATTATCTCAATTTCTACTGAGCACAACCCTTGTACATTAggtaattttctttttcttttattttgatttaAATTTAACTTACATATTCATATTTAACCTAAATGAAAGGCTAAAAATCTTGTGTTGAGCTATATCACACTAGACTACTAGGTATTATAGTGAAAATGCTTTAATTAGATAGGATTCACCAAAGATGGTACTGAGGTCAGGCAGAGAATAACCCAGGCAGACTGTTCAAATTCAGGCGGTGGTCTTGTTGTTTTGCCCGCTTAGCCAAGGTGGCGTCTAGGGCTGTTTTTGGACTTGTTATGAGTTGGACAGCCCCATCGCCAGAGTTATTAACCTAGTAAAAATTTCTTTGCAGTATCATCTCACCGTGAGATCCGTGCCGAATGATGGTATGTCGTAAACAAactgaaaaatatttttataagTTCTATTAAAAATATTAAAGGACCTGATTTGTTTATTAAATCACtcccaatttaagtatcttaTTTTCTTTTTGATATGTTTCAAATAGAgtgcatctttctatatttattaagttgacaattcaaacgtcttacatgacaagtttataaccacaaaatttaaagaacattttagtatATTATAAGCATCCTTAATTTAAAACTACAATATTTAGAAATCTCTCTTTATTCGTACACGTCGTGCCTAATCAAACTAAGACGGAAGAAGTATTAAAAAGATGTTTAGATTGACTttttaaaaatagcttataagctaaaagtcATAAGTTGTGAACACCCAATTTTTAACTTTAGcttattttcataattttaacCTAAAAATATGTGCTTAATGAGCACTCTTTAACATTCTCAAACAccacaagaaataaaaaaaaaaatggttaaaaGTCAAAAAAGAaacacttaaaataagtcaaatcCAAACCGAAAGAAAAAGTGAAATGTTCATAAAACATAAAACATCCAGCACAGCAATTCCAGGGTGGCAGTTGACGCTCGGCTTTTGGCGCGAAGAAGACACAACCACAGCCAAAGCAGCGAaacaattaaaaacaaaaaaagcaATAAAACCCTAAGCAAACAACAACGagaccttttctttttcttctgaaAATACGATTTATACACAACTACAATTCTTCCAAACTGAAAAAGCCTTAATTTTGTGCTCGTGCTCGTGCAGGCACACTACTACAAATGTTTCTTACTTTCcactttttttaattaatttttgtcCAATTTATAAGTAAGAGAGTTCGATTTCACAATTTTTTATGTTTGCTAGTGTTATTAGCCACCGTATTTTATACGACTTTCAGTTTGAAGTAGttacaaagtttttttttttattttaacgaATTTCTGGAGCTGTACTGCAATATTTTGATCCGTCTATTTATAGTTGATCTCCGGTTCGATTCCAATGAGTATAGAGGAGCTACAAAGTTTACATTGCTTTGGCAGAATAGCATAATTGGAATGATTCCTAATGAGCTTTGAAATTGCAAGGCTCTCACAGTTATTTAATATCTACTATTGAAAAtcactacttgttaatgattggctttggttgttgttgttgttgtctaaCTTGTTACTTAATTCAGTTGTTGTTGCCTACTTGCCTTGAGTCACTGTCAACCTCAATACTGATGTCTAGCTCTGTTCCAGAAATGGATTCACCAAATGAACATCCTCCCATGGACCCACTTGCAGACAACAATCTTCAGGTTCATAACAATACTACTTTATCCAATTtccacttttttatttatttattttttagagaATGTAACTGCTTTTTGCTCCTGTGAAAATTCGCAGCCATTCTTCGTGCTGCACAAGGCATCAAATCCTAGAAAATCCACCAAAAGAAGACTTGACTCTTCACCAAAAGTATCATTGAACAATGAAAACATGAACGAGAACTTGAAAATGGAAGCTTTCCAGTGTGTATGGTCATTAATTGAAACCAAGATTAAGGTGAACTTCTTTCCCAATTTTATTTCCTGAAATGTTTTACATATTTTCGTTTGTCCAATTGAGTGTAAATTAAGTGATGCTAAATTGCTTGTTTCTTGCTGTTTGAGGATTGAATTTAGGATGTCTTGAGGAGTATAAATGCTGATGCGTTTGATGAGATAGGAAGATGGGTTCGTGAATCTTTTAATGAAATTTGTTCGTGCAGAGGGCCTGTTGATGCATCAAAGTCAAGTGTTCCATACCCTTTTCTTCATAATGGTGGTATAGTTAAAAAGCTCTTCACTGGTTTGGTCTTCACCAGTAAGTTCAGCTTTCATTTCTTTTGGATGTTTAGATTGCAAATATTATAACCTATGCTGATGGTAACCGATTTCGGGAATCTTCTATTTTGCTTTCTAAAAAGATTTTCTCATCTAAATTCATCCCATAAATTTGTCGTGTTTCTTTCAAGGATGTTGTTCAATTTGTGTATTATGGCCAGACCATCTAACCCTGATTTCCAGTTCCCAACTTACATGCACTGTTCTGGTGAACAACATTTGACTGTTGAAAATATTTAGTGAATGGCTAGTGGTCCACTCGTGTTGATCAGTACATTCTTGGATTATTTGCAGAGAATATTGAAATTGTCGATGACATATTAACTTTTGCTGAACTTGGTTTAAACTTGAAATCTCGTGGATGCTATGTGGCTAATATTTCCTCCTTAGACTTTTCTACCAAGAATGG carries:
- the LOC132637495 gene encoding uncharacterized protein LOC132637495, whose amino-acid sequence is MELPECNDTSWKSKFIDGLPALFAERVRKTLRKGEVSINYDNYTYGKLIGTCMQEGLALCNEIKLNQQIKRHGLNKRQQLGEFCEKFVKEKIKNLDIDDDLKESLYKILLNSEPEDSGFESDNSEDSSSNEDLRVLENEDYTSTSSDEECAPCQMGQPCTGKGNKEKDEFYNLFSQFQNTNVNVLDDTGITRSIHHVRSKKKLLQQRRNIITTPAITQDLEKEIDDLKQENPTLKQHNMILDERISRIEDRGKQVMEIPADNIIEDTSVEGSTSKEGNF